CCGGTCGACGACGACGGCGACGCCGAGCACGTGGGCGCCCGCCTCGCGCAGGGCCTCGATGGCGGTGAGCGGGCTGCCGCCGGTGGTGGAGGTGTCCTCGAGGACGACCACCCGCCGGCCCGCGACGTCCGGGCCCTCGATGCGGCGCTGCATGCCGTGCGCCTTGGCCTCCTTGCGCACGACGAACGCGTCGACGTCGAGCCCGCGCGAGGCGGCGGCGTGGAGGATTGCGGCGGCGACCGGGTCCGCGCCCATGGTGAGGCCGCCGACGGCGTCCACCTCGCCGGCCCCGAGGCCGGCCTCCTCGAGGAGGTCGAGCATGACGTGCCCGACGAGCGGCGCGGCCTCGTGGTGGAGGGTGACGCGGCGCAGGTCGACGTAGTAGTCGGAGGTGAGGCCGCTGGAGAGGGTGACCGCGCCCCGGACGACGGCGAGCGTGCTGACGAGCTCGGCGAGGCGGCGGCGGTGGGAGTCGTTGCCGAAGTTCACGCGGGCAGGCTATCGGCTCCGGCGTCGGGAGCGGCCGGGGTGCCCGTGGCCAGCGACGGCCCCCGCCGCCGCGGCCCGGCCGCCGAGCGCACCACGGCCCGCGGGGCGAGGCGGAGGAACGCGGAGACGGCGCGGTAGCGCAGCGAGGGCGTGACGACGACGGCCCCGCGCCGCACCCCGGCGAGGGCGGCCTCGGCGACCCGGGCGGCGTCGATCCAGGCGAGCTCGGGCCAGGCGTCGGTGCGCATCTGGGCGCGGGAGTGGAACTCCGTGTGCACGAGGCCCGGGCACAGCACCGTCGCGGTGACGCCGGTCCCGGCGAGCTCGGCGGCCAGGGACTCGGTGAAGGTCCGCACCCAGGCCTTGTGGGCGGCGTAGGTGCCCATGGTGGTGAGGGCCGCGACGGAGGAGACGTTGAGCACGGCGCCGCGACCGCGCGCCACCATGGCGCCCGTGGCGGCGTGGCTGAGGACCATGACGGCGCGCACCATGACGTCCAGGGCGCCCTCCTCCCGGCCGATGTCGCCGCCGACGAAGCGCTGGCGCAGCGCGAAGCCCGCGTTGTTGACGAGGAGGTCGACCGGGCGCTCCGTGCTGCGCAGGCGCTCGGCCACGCGGTCGAGCGCCCGCCGGTCGGCAAGGTCCGCGGGCAGCACCTCGACCTCGATCGCCGCCGCGGCCCGGAGCTGGGCGGCGAGCGCCTCGAGCCGGTCGGCGTCGCGCGCGACGAGGACGAGGTGGTGGTGCCCGGCCGCGAGCGCCCAGGCGATCTCCAGCCCGATGCCCGACGTCGCACCGGTGACGAGCGCTGTTCCTCTGCGTGCCATGGCCCGAGGGTAGGCCGGGCGGGCGCGCGTCGGCACCCGGCCGAACACGCGGCGCGGAGGCGGGGCCGCGGCGAGGTAGCGTCGATGCCCATGCGCCTGGCGACCTGGAACGTGAACTCGATCCGTACGAGGGTGGACCGGGTGGTGGCGTTCCTCGAGCGCTCCGGCACCGACGTCCTCGCCATGCAGGAGACGAAGTGCCGGGACGACCAGTTCCCGCTCGCCGCCTTCACCGCCGCCGGCTACGAGGTGGCGCACCACGGGCTGAGCCAGTGGAACGGCGTCGCCGTCGCCTCCCGGGTGGGCCTGTCCGACGTCGAGGTCGGCTTCCCGGACATGCCCACGTGGGGCGACCCGCCGGCCGCGGAGGCGCGGGCGCTGGGGGTGAGCGTCGCCGGCGTGCGGGTGTGGAGCCTGTACGTCCCCAACGGCCGCGAGCTTACCGACCCGCACTACGTCTACAAGCTCGACTGGCTGGCGGCCCTGCGGACCGCCGCCGCCGAGCAGCTCGTGCGGGACCCGGGGGCGCAGGTGGCCCTCGTCGGCGACTGGAACATCGCCCCGCGGGACGAGGACGTGTGGGACATGACCGCCTTCGCGGGCTCGACGCACGTCTCGGGCCCCGAGCGCGCGGCCTTCGCCGCCCTGCTCGACGCGGGCTACACCGAGGTGACCCGCCCCTACACGCCGGGCGCGTACTCCTACTGGGACTACCAGCGCCTGCGGTTCCCCCGCAACGAGGGGATGCGGATCGACCTCGCCCTCGCCTCCCCCGCGCTGGCGGCGCGGGTGCGCGGGGCGCACATCGACCGGGACGAGCGCAAGGGCAAGGGCGCGAGCGACCACGTGCCCGTCGTCGTCGACCTCGACTGACCGCCGGCTCCGGCTCCGGCCGGCGGTGCGGGACGGCGGCCGGGCCGGCTCAGGCCGGCTCGTCCCCGTCCGTCCACGACGGCTCGGCGGGAACGGGGAAGGCGTGCCGCTCCCAGGTGCGCCACCACTGGTCGGCGCCCGCAGGCAGCAGCTCGGGCGGGATCTCGGCGAGCTGGTCCCGCAGCGCTCGCTTGCCCGCGGGGATCCCCGCGGCGGCCTCGACGTTCCTGTGCCCCGGCGCGAAGGCCTGCTCCTCCAGCTCCCACAGGCGGCGCCGCAGGCGGATGACGTCCGCGGTGCGGGCGACGACGTCGGGGCCGGCACCCGTGTGCACCTCCGCCGCGCGGACGTACCCGTAGTCCATGCTCAGCGCCACGAGCCCCGGGGTGACCGTGAGGCTGTCGTGGATGTCGAACTCCGGCTCGATGACGACGGCCCCCGCCCGCCGGGCCTGGGCCACCTCGTCACGCAGGACCTCGTGGGCCA
The sequence above is a segment of the Georgenia faecalis genome. Coding sequences within it:
- a CDS encoding SDR family NAD(P)-dependent oxidoreductase, producing MARRGTALVTGATSGIGLEIAWALAAGHHHLVLVARDADRLEALAAQLRAAAAIEVEVLPADLADRRALDRVAERLRSTERPVDLLVNNAGFALRQRFVGGDIGREEGALDVMVRAVMVLSHAATGAMVARGRGAVLNVSSVAALTTMGTYAAHKAWVRTFTESLAAELAGTGVTATVLCPGLVHTEFHSRAQMRTDAWPELAWIDAARVAEAALAGVRRGAVVVTPSLRYRAVSAFLRLAPRAVVRSAAGPRRRGPSLATGTPAAPDAGADSLPA
- a CDS encoding exodeoxyribonuclease III — protein: MRLATWNVNSIRTRVDRVVAFLERSGTDVLAMQETKCRDDQFPLAAFTAAGYEVAHHGLSQWNGVAVASRVGLSDVEVGFPDMPTWGDPPAAEARALGVSVAGVRVWSLYVPNGRELTDPHYVYKLDWLAALRTAAAEQLVRDPGAQVALVGDWNIAPRDEDVWDMTAFAGSTHVSGPERAAFAALLDAGYTEVTRPYTPGAYSYWDYQRLRFPRNEGMRIDLALASPALAARVRGAHIDRDERKGKGASDHVPVVVDLD
- the pyrE gene encoding orotate phosphoribosyltransferase; amino-acid sequence: MNFGNDSHRRRLAELVSTLAVVRGAVTLSSGLTSDYYVDLRRVTLHHEAAPLVGHVMLDLLEEAGLGAGEVDAVGGLTMGADPVAAAILHAAASRGLDVDAFVVRKEAKAHGMQRRIEGPDVAGRRVVVLEDTSTTGGSPLTAIEALREAGAHVLGVAVVVDRDTGARERIEAAGVPYLAALGLADLGLA